One window from the genome of Eucalyptus grandis isolate ANBG69807.140 chromosome 7, ASM1654582v1, whole genome shotgun sequence encodes:
- the LOC120295944 gene encoding G-type lectin S-receptor-like serine/threonine-protein kinase RKS1, with protein MPGREGRCAVVADGDSAACGNMASCSFCSGVLPDLLGRRAEGRGEERRRATTAEEGEGEAKAGGERWSVSGGGTAASGKVLAFSRQSHSEDLELPLFDLTTIVNATNNFSDDNKPREGGFGAVYKGVLKNGQEIAVKRLSESSRQGQVEFKNEVVYITKLQHRNLVKILGCCIEQDEMMLIYEFLPNRSLDCFIFDQEKGVSLDWPMRSLSSTA; from the exons ATGCCCGGGCGCGAGGGGCGTTGCGCGGTTGTCGCGGACGGCGACTCGGCGGCGTGCGGCAACATGGCGAGCTGCAGCTTTTGCTCCGGCGTCCTTCCAGATCTACTGGGACGTCGGGCAGAAGGTcgaggggaagaaagaaggcGAGCGACGACGGCTGAGGAGGGTGAGGGAGAGGCGAAGGCAGGTGGTGAGCGGTGGAGTGTGAGCGGCGGCGGGACAGCAGCGAGTG GAAAAGTCCTTGCATTCTCCCGTCAAAGCCATAGTGAAGATCTAGAGTTACCTCTGTTCGACCTCACAACCATTGTAAATGCAACGAATAACTTCTCTGATGATAACAAACCTAGAGAGGGAGGCTTCGGAGCTGTCTACAAG GGTGTTCTGAAGAATGGCCAAGAAATTGCTGTGAAGAGGCTATCAGAAAGCTCTAGGCAGGGACAGGTCGAGTTCAAGAACGAAGTCGTCTACATCACCAAACTTCAACACCGAAACCTGGTCAAGATTCTAGGATGCTGCATTGAACAAGATGAGATGATGTTGATCTATGAGTTCTTGCCCAACCGGAGCTTGGATTGTTTCATTTTCG ATCAAGAGAAGGGTGTTTCACTGGATTGGCCTATGCGCTCACTATCATCAACGGCATAG
- the LOC104455153 gene encoding G-type lectin S-receptor-like serine/threonine-protein kinase At4g27290 has translation MESCFPILLRSFCFMSLVLQIGYALDSISAGQNITDGQTIVSPSGNFELGFFSRGSSKNRYVGIWYKKLSAGRVLWVANRENPLNDSSGVLKLTPQGVLTLLNHNNGIVWSSNVSRPAQNPIAQLLDSANFVIKEGNDNDLGDAIWQSFDHPCDSFLAGMKFGIDRAKGLDRYLTSWKSVDDPSLGDFTYRLDSSGYPQLIVRNRSVVQFRSGPWNGLRFSGFPQLRPNPVYSFGFVFTQNEIYYYFNILNSSVPSMLVLNENGIAQRFSWVDRTHDWILYSSAQTDDCDTYALCGGNGNCNIASSPKCVCLTGFMPKYPSAWEFGDWSNGCVRRTELDCLGGDKFLKYTEVKLPDTRQSWFNESMNLQECEQTCLRNCSCTAYSNLDIRGQGSGCLLWFGDLMDIRQFNENSQDIYVRMAASEVGVSLSRKTGTRKSTGIIVSTMLSAMLLLGIMVVFMKYRRDGQIFRFCHQSHGEDLDLPMFDVTTIVNATNNFSEDNKLGEGGFGAVYKGVLRNGQEIAVKRLSENSRQGQDEFKNEVVYIAKLQHRNLVKILGCCIQVDEMMLIYEFLPNRSLDCFIFDREKGVLLDWPRRFTIINGTASGLLYLHRDSRLRIIHRDLKAENILLDNEMNPKISDFGLARSFGGNESEANTKRVVGTYGYMSPEYAIHGLYSIKLDVFSFGVVVLEIVSGQRNRGFNHPDNHSSLPGFAWTLFRDRKPMKLVDPSITSTFNPAEVLRSIHVALLCVQQNPRDRPEMSSVVMMLGSESALPHPKQPGFFSEESVSEASSSSGGKHQQYSANEMTISDVQPR, from the exons ATGGAGTCATGCTTTCCAATTCTTCTACGCAGCTTTTGCTTCATGTCCCTGGTGTTGCAGATAGGCTATGCATTGGACTCCATTTCAGCTGGCCAGAACATCACAGATGGCCAAACGATAGTCTCTCCCAGCGGGAACTTCGAGCTAGGATTCTTCAGCCGCGGCAGCTCCAAGAACCGCTACGTGGGCATATGGTACAAGAAGCTATCGGCCGGGAGGGTGCTTTGGGTAGCAAACCGAGAGAATCCCCTGAATGACTCTTCAGGAGTCCTAAAGCTCACTCCTCAGGGTGTACTGACTCTCCTGAACCACAACAATGGGATCGTTTGGTCCTCCAACGTGTCAAGACCAGCCCAGAATCCGATTGCGCAGCTTTTGGATTCCGCCAATTTCGTCATAAAAGAAGGAAACGACAATGACTTGGGTGATGCAATTTGGCAGAGTTTTGATCACCCTTGTGATTCGTTTCTGGCTGGCATGAAGTTCGGTATAGACCGAGCAAAAGGTCTGGACCGGTACCTGACCTCGTGGAAAAGCGTGGACGACCCTTCACTTGGTGATTTCACATATAGGCTCGATTCTTCGGGATATCCGCAGCTGATCGTGAGAAACAGATCGGTAGTGCAGTTCAGGTCAGGACCTTGGAACGGCCTTCGATTTAGTGGGTTCCCTCAGTTGAGGCCAAATCCAGTTTATAGCTTTGGCTTTGTCTTCACCCAAAACGAAATTTACTATTACTTCAATATTCTGAACAGTTCCGTCCCATCGATGCTCGTTTTAAACGAGAATGGGATTGCTCAGCGCTTCAGTTGGGTAGATCGGACACACGATTGGATACTGTATTCGTCTGCTCAAACGGACGACTGTGACACTTATGCATTATGCGGAGGGAATGGGAACTGTAACATTGCTAGCTCTCCAAAATGCGTGTGCTTAACAGGGTTCATGCCCAAATACCCGAGCGCCTGGGAATTTGGGGATTGGTCAAACGGTTGTGTCCGGAGGACGGAACTGGATTGCCTGGGAGGAGACAAGTTTCTGAAGTACACTGAAGTGAAGTTGCCCGACACGAGGCAATCGTGGTTCAACGAGAGTATGAACCTTCAGGAATGTGAGCAGACATGCTTGAGGAACTGCTCATGCACAGCTTATTCAAACTTGGATATTAGAGGGCAAGGAAGTGGATGCTTGCTTTGGTTCGGTGACCTGATGGATATTAGACAGTTCAATGAGAACAGCCAGGATATCTACGTAAGGATGGCCGCATCAGAAGTCG GTGTGAGTTTGAGCAGAAAAACTGGCACAAGGAAAAGCACAGGCATCATTGTCAGCACCATGCTGTCCGCAATGCTTCTTCTCGGTATCATGGttgttttcatgaagtataGGAGGGATG GACAAATCTTTAGATTCTGCCATCAAAGCCATGGTGAAGATCTAGACTTACCTATGTTTGACGTGACAACCATAGTGAACGCTACGAATAACTTCTCTGAAGACAACAAACTCGGAGAGGGAGGTTTTGGAGCTGTCTATAAG GGTGTTCTGAGGAATGGCCAAGAAATTGCTGTGAAGAGGCTGTCGGAAAACTCTAGGCAGGGACAGGACgagttcaagaatgaagtcGTCTACATCGCCAAACTTCAACACCGAAACCTTGTCAAGATTCTGGGATGCTGCATTCAAGTAGATGAAATGATGTTGATCTATGAGTTCTTGCCCAACCGGAGCTTGGATTGTTTCATTTTCG ATCGAGAGAAGGGTGTTTTACTGGATTGGCCTAGGCGCTTCACTATCATCAACGGCACAGCCTCGGGGCTCCTATACCTTCACCGAGACTCAAGATTAAGAATAATTCATAGAGATCTGAAAGCTGAAAACATCCTGCTCGACAATGAAATGAATCCAAAGATATCGGACTTTGGTTTGGCGAGGAGTTTTGGAGGTAATGAGAGCGAAGCGAATACAAAGAGAGTAGTGGGAACATA CGGTTACATGTCGCCAGAGTATGCTATCCATGGgttatattcaataaaattgGATGTATTCAGTTTTGGTGTCGTAGTGCTGGAAATCGTGAGCGGGCAAAGAAATCGAGGCTTTAATCATCCTGACAACCATTCAAGCCTTCCCGGATTT GCCTGGACACTGTTCAGAGATCGAAAGCCTATGAAGCTGGTTGATCCATCGATCACATCCACATTCAATCCTGCAGAAGTTTTACGATCGATCCATGTGGCTCTGTTGTGCGTCCAACAAAATCCGAGAGATAGACCAGAGATGTCGTCCGTGGTTATGATGTTGGGCAGTGAGAGCGCATTGCCTCATCCTAAACAGCCCGGTTTTTTCAGCGAGGAGTCCGTATCGGAAGCCAGTTCTTCAAGCGGTGGCAAGCACCAACAATATTCAGCCAACGAAATGACTATTTCAGATGTACAGCCTCGGTGA